A single Carassius carassius chromosome 3, fCarCar2.1, whole genome shotgun sequence DNA region contains:
- the sdr16c5b gene encoding epidermal retinol dehydrogenase 2, producing MNFLLETLQVLLLSLVYSLEAFVRLFIPPRKKNVSGEIVLLTGAGSGIGRLMALEFARLGAQLVLWDINEDGNKETARMIKETNGARAYTYTCDCSDREEVYRIANQVKREVGDITILINNAGIVTGKKFMESPDSLIEKSMEVNSLAHFWMYKAFLPAMIAANQGHLVSIASSAGLIGVNGLADYCASKFAAVGFAESMALELLAMGCDGVKTTIVCPFFINTGMFDGANTKWPRIMPILEPEYACRKIVDAVRREQVYVYMPRSIYIAIVLKNLLPTKMGVLLGEYLGAFNFMAKFKGHGKKSK from the exons atgaactTTCTCTTGGAGACTCTTCAGGTGCTTTTGTTGTCACTGGTCTACAGCTTAGAAGCATTCGTTAGGTTATTTATACCGCCTCGAAAAAAGAATGTGTCCGGAGAGATTGTGTTGCTGACCGGGGCGGGCAGTGGCATAGGTCGCCTCATGGCCCTGGAGTTCGCGCGCCTGGGCGCGCAACTTGTGCTGTGGGATATTAACGAGGACGGTAATAAAGAGACTGCTCGTATGATTAAAGAAACGAATGGAGCGCGAGCGTACACATATACCTGCGACTGCAGCGACCGGGAGGAAGTGTACAGAATCGCAAACCAG GTAAAGCGTGAGGTTGGTGATATCACAATTTTGATAAATAATGCAGGAATTGTTACTGGGAAGAAGTTCATGGAATCTCCTGATTCACTCATAGAGAAGTCTATGGAGGTCAATAGTCTGGCACATTTCTGG ATGTACAAGGCATTTCTGCCAGCAATGATTGCTGCTAATCAAGGCCATTTGGTCAGTATTGCAAGCTCCGCTGGACTTATTGGAGTAAATGGACTGGCAG ATTATTGTGCAAGTAAATTTGCTGCAGTTGGCTTTGCTGAGTCTATGGCACTAGAGCTGCTGGCCATGGGCTGTGATGGAGTGAAGACCACCATAGTCTGCCCATTTTTCATTAACACTGGCATGTTTGATGGTGCCAACACAAA ATGGCCCAGAATCATGCCTATTCTTGAGCCGGAGTATGCGTGTAGGAAAATTGTGGATGCTGTTAGAAGGGAACAGGTTTATGTTTATATGCCTCGAAGCATCTACATAGCCATCGTTTTGAAGAA TCTTTTACCCACTAAAATGGGTGTGCTGCTTGGTGAATATCTAGGAGCGTTCAACTTTATGGCTAAGTTCAAAGGCCATGGAAAAAAGAGCAAATAA
- the penkb gene encoding proenkephalin b: MKTLIVPVRSRWTLLLSAYLTLTARADCGEDCAYCSQQLPLQVIKIHSIECVVECEEHLNAGSSWSLCKRFMLNADNTPEGNRASTEMEHLDTHQHPVDKKYGGFMKRYGGFMKRYGGFMKRYGGFMKKTAELYGLEPEDVDHGRAILTNHDVEMLANQVESDGEREEAALTDVLDSKGEAQSVKGMAKRYGGFMKRGELYELYESGVKALQKRYGGFMRRVGRPQWWQESKRYGGFLKRSQDEDEDENSSEIEKRYGGFMGY; this comes from the exons ATGAAG ACCCTGATAGTTCCTGTAAGGTCCAGGTGGACACTGCTGCTGAGCGCGTATCTGACGCTGACTGCGAGAGCGGACTGTGGCGAAGACTGCGCGTACTGCTCGCAGCAACTGCCTCTTCAGGTCATAAAAATACACTCAATA GAATGTGTGGTGGAGTGTGAGGAGCATTTGAATGCAGGCAGCTCTTGGAGTTTGTGCAAACGTTTTATGCTGAATGCTGATAACACTCCTGAGGGTAACCGAGCATCCACAGAAATGGAACACTTGGACACCCATCAGCACCCAGTAGACAAAAAATACGGTGGCTTCATGAAGCGGTATGGGGGTTTTATGAAGCGTTATGGAGGCTTCATGAAGCGTTATGGAGGATTCATGAAGAAGACTGCAGAGCTCTATGGGCTGGAGCCAGAAGACGTTGACCATGGCAGAGCAATCCTGACTAATCATGATGTTGAAATGCTGGCCAATCAAGTTGAGTCTGATGGTGAGAGGGAGGAGGCGGCTCTGACAGACGTCCTTGATTCAAAAGGAGAAGCACAGAGTGTAAAGGGTATGGCAAAACGTTATGGGGGCTTTATGAAGAGGGGAGAGCTTTATGAGCTTTATGAGAGTGGGGTTAAGGCACTACAAAAACGATATGGGGGCTTCATGAGGCGTGTAGGTCGACCACAGTGGTGGCAGGAGTCTAAACGCTATGGAGGCTTCTTAAAACGCTCCCAAGACGAAGATGAAGATGAAAATTCATCAGAGATAGAAAAGAGGTATGGTGGATTCATGGGATATTAA